One Deefgea tanakiae genomic region harbors:
- the corA gene encoding magnesium/cobalt transporter CorA has product MLNAFVLSAGRLIQVPALVPADLSRPEVLWVDMVDPTDEERELVQQVFKLELPEDEEVKDLEESARCYVDENGVHISSFFLSHDDDEYSNVTVSFLLNQGRLLTIRQEELAVFRLFRLRARVQPGFVSTAQEILLSIYDAAVEYDADVLEAIYTKLDGVSRRVLDRSAEMTDELMGQALAELAGHEDINGKVRLDLMDTRRALSFLLRSRVLATAQEGDLREVLRDLESLNNHSAFLFDKINFLMDAVMGLINLAQNKIIKIFSIASVVFLPPTLVASIYGMNFAHMPELSENWGYPAALVLMIMSGIAPYWFFKRKGWL; this is encoded by the coding sequence ATGCTCAATGCCTTTGTTCTCTCTGCCGGTCGTTTGATTCAAGTTCCCGCCCTTGTGCCTGCTGATTTATCACGCCCCGAAGTGCTGTGGGTGGATATGGTCGACCCGACTGATGAAGAGCGTGAATTAGTGCAGCAGGTGTTTAAACTTGAGCTACCCGAAGACGAAGAAGTGAAGGATTTGGAAGAGTCGGCACGCTGTTATGTTGATGAAAACGGCGTGCACATTAGTTCGTTTTTCCTCTCGCATGATGACGATGAATACAGCAACGTGACGGTGTCGTTTTTGCTCAATCAAGGCCGCTTGCTGACTATTCGCCAAGAAGAACTCGCCGTATTTCGGCTATTTCGTTTGCGCGCCCGCGTACAGCCCGGCTTTGTTTCAACAGCACAAGAAATCCTGCTGTCGATTTATGATGCAGCCGTCGAATACGATGCCGATGTGCTCGAAGCGATTTATACCAAGCTCGATGGCGTGAGTCGCCGCGTGCTGGATCGCAGTGCCGAAATGACCGATGAATTGATGGGGCAGGCGCTAGCCGAATTGGCGGGGCATGAAGACATTAACGGTAAAGTGCGGCTCGATCTGATGGACACACGCCGCGCGCTCTCGTTTTTACTGCGCTCTCGCGTATTGGCCACCGCGCAAGAGGGCGATTTACGCGAAGTGCTGCGCGATTTGGAATCGCTGAATAATCACAGCGCGTTTTTATTCGACAAGATTAACTTCTTGATGGACGCGGTGATGGGTTTGATTAATTTGGCGCAGAATAAAATCATCAAGATTTTCTCAATCGCCAGCGTCGTTTTCCTGCCGCCGACTTTGGTCGCATCCATCTATGGGATGAATTTCGCCCACATGCCCGAATTAAGCGAAAACTGGGGTTATCCCGCTGCGCTGGTGCTGATGATTATGTCGGGTATCGCGCCGTATTGGTTCTTTAAGCGCAAAGGTTGGTTATGA
- a CDS encoding CHASE2 domain-containing protein: MLRRHLAAALSFACIAVLVLYSLGFMAIPSLKVLDTLTYDARMRKIAPQQADARVVIVDIDEASLAAVGRWPWPRNQLAQLVDTMFDHYQIRALGFDMVFAEADHSSGLAALNELAQGELKENEAFLHSLQKLQTQLDYDAQFAKSLQQRRIVTGFYFAADGVSSGALPPPMSANDWGALAPRLNHGTTFGANLPQFIAKAGGHFLPATDGDGVTRRIPLAVNIQGAVYPALGLALAQVAQDLPPPTPVVFDDGASGVIEGIRLGDRVLSVDEAARALVPYRGDAFTHHYLSAADVLQQKIPLEKLQGKIVLLGTSAPGLNDLRATPMGEAFPGVEVHANLVSGLLDGQLLHRPAYLRAAELVQLLVLSALLLILLRRNSPLRASLATVFLLAVVLAINVYLWRQHSLDMPLSSSMTLIALLYFIHMICAYFQENRHKQQLTQLFGQYVVPELVDKMSASPANYNTQGQSRELSVLFTDVRGFTNISEGMDAESLAKYMNQFLTGISKVIREGGNAPSYQAGTIDKYIGDCVMAFWGAPVADPQHARHAVSAALEIQAMLATLNPQLEQQGWPPIAVGIGINSGVANVGDMGSKYRMSYTAMGDTVNLAARIESLTKVYGVGVLVGEATRNAAPDFHYLEVDRVRVLGKQTAVTLFAPIVDSEIAQVAIMQQFLAMYRSLDFDSALLQLDTIGNLVLRKLYIKRIEQFRLHPPPADWDGVYEFDSK; encoded by the coding sequence ATGTTGCGCCGTCATCTTGCCGCTGCACTCTCCTTTGCATGTATTGCCGTATTGGTATTGTATTCACTTGGCTTTATGGCTATACCCTCATTAAAAGTATTGGACACCCTGACTTACGATGCGCGGATGCGAAAGATTGCGCCGCAGCAGGCTGATGCACGCGTGGTGATTGTGGATATTGATGAGGCGAGTTTGGCTGCAGTGGGGCGCTGGCCGTGGCCGCGCAATCAGCTGGCGCAGTTAGTCGATACGATGTTCGATCACTACCAGATTCGTGCGCTGGGCTTTGATATGGTGTTTGCCGAGGCCGATCACAGCAGTGGTTTGGCGGCGCTCAATGAGTTGGCGCAAGGTGAATTGAAAGAAAACGAAGCCTTTTTGCACTCGCTGCAAAAACTACAAACCCAGCTTGATTACGACGCTCAATTTGCCAAATCTTTGCAACAGCGCCGCATTGTGACTGGATTTTATTTTGCGGCTGATGGCGTGAGCAGTGGCGCTTTACCGCCGCCAATGTCGGCCAATGATTGGGGCGCGCTAGCGCCTAGACTCAATCACGGCACGACGTTTGGCGCGAATTTACCGCAGTTTATTGCCAAAGCGGGTGGGCATTTTTTACCCGCTACCGATGGGGATGGCGTCACTCGGCGTATTCCGCTGGCGGTGAATATTCAAGGCGCGGTTTATCCCGCATTGGGTTTGGCGCTGGCGCAGGTGGCGCAAGACTTACCGCCGCCGACCCCTGTCGTTTTTGACGATGGCGCTTCGGGCGTGATTGAAGGAATCCGCTTGGGCGATCGTGTGTTGTCAGTTGACGAGGCCGCACGTGCCTTGGTGCCGTATCGGGGCGATGCGTTTACGCATCATTACTTATCGGCGGCGGACGTTCTGCAGCAAAAAATTCCATTAGAAAAACTGCAGGGCAAAATTGTGCTGCTCGGTACGAGTGCGCCGGGGCTGAATGACCTGCGCGCAACGCCGATGGGCGAGGCATTTCCCGGCGTTGAAGTGCACGCCAATTTGGTGTCTGGCTTGCTCGATGGTCAATTACTGCATCGGCCTGCTTATTTGCGCGCGGCCGAATTGGTGCAGTTATTGGTGTTGTCGGCGCTATTGTTGATCTTGCTACGCCGCAACTCGCCGTTGCGAGCCAGCTTAGCCACGGTCTTCTTGCTCGCCGTGGTGTTGGCCATCAATGTGTACCTCTGGCGGCAGCACAGTTTAGATATGCCGCTCAGTAGCAGTATGACTTTGATTGCCTTGCTGTATTTTATTCATATGATTTGCGCTTATTTTCAAGAAAACCGTCATAAACAACAGCTCACGCAATTATTTGGCCAATACGTCGTCCCCGAATTAGTCGACAAAATGAGCGCTTCGCCCGCCAATTACAATACGCAGGGGCAGAGTCGCGAATTGAGTGTATTGTTTACCGATGTGCGGGGTTTTACGAATATTTCCGAAGGCATGGATGCGGAGTCGCTGGCGAAATACATGAATCAGTTTTTAACCGGCATTTCCAAGGTCATTCGCGAAGGCGGCAATGCGCCATCGTATCAGGCGGGTACGATTGATAAATATATTGGTGACTGTGTGATGGCATTTTGGGGCGCACCCGTCGCCGATCCACAGCATGCGCGGCATGCGGTTTCGGCGGCGCTCGAAATTCAAGCCATGCTCGCAACGCTCAATCCACAATTAGAGCAGCAAGGCTGGCCGCCGATTGCGGTGGGCATTGGCATCAATAGCGGCGTGGCCAATGTGGGCGATATGGGCTCCAAATATCGGATGAGTTATACCGCGATGGGTGATACGGTGAATTTAGCCGCGCGGATTGAGAGCCTGACCAAAGTCTATGGCGTTGGCGTCTTGGTTGGCGAAGCGACTCGCAATGCCGCGCCAGACTTTCACTATCTCGAAGTCGATCGTGTCCGCGTGTTGGGCAAGCAAACGGCAGTGACTTTGTTTGCGCCAATTGTAGATAGCGAGATAGCACAGGTCGCAATCATGCAGCAATTTTTAGCAATGTATCGCTCGCTAGACTTTGATTCTGCTTTGCTGCAGTTGGATACTATTGGTAATCTTGTTTTACGCAAACTATACATCAAGCGGATTGAGCAATTCCGCCTTCACCCGCCCCCCGCCGACTGGGATGGCGTTTATGAATTTGACAGCAAATAA